A stretch of the Esox lucius isolate fEsoLuc1 chromosome 2, fEsoLuc1.pri, whole genome shotgun sequence genome encodes the following:
- the slc38a8b gene encoding putative sodium-coupled neutral amino acid transporter 8 isoform X3: MEELARESISLLARSASHADPPRLGSFGAIFIMLKSALGAGLLNFPWAFEKAGGVNTAISVELVALVFLMSGLIILGYASSVSRQNTYQDVVREVCGGAIGKLCEVCFCFNLFMISVAFLVVVQDQLDKLCVSLYEAVTGSIEGEMPYNWYTDKRFHLFIMCLIFILPLSIPKEIGIQKYTSVIGTLAATYLCVAVIIKYYMMDEHLAVITPVHSDGIDSLASMFSVVPTICFGFQCHEACIAIYSSMENKKLSHWVMISVISMLFCLLIYTLTGIFGFLTFGHTVAADILMSYPGTDVVMIISRLLFGISIITIYPIILLLGRSVILDLILRFRRRRRGGVTNAFENRCRVILTVMWITVTLLIAMFVPDMSEVISVIGGISAFFIFIFPGLCLVFIMQSEPLSHKVRVVCSVWGVITVIVGAFIFGQSTTIAVMELFHKF, from the exons ATGGAAGAACTTGCCCGTGAGAGTATCAGTCTTTTGGCAAGGTCTGCGTCGCACGCGGATCCCCCCCGGCTCGGTTCGTTTGGTGCCATTTTCATCATGCTCAAATCTGCCCTCGGCGCAGGACTTCTCAACTTCCCGTGGGCGTTTGAGAAGGCGGGAGGAGTGAATACAGCCATCAGTGTGGAACTG GTGGCACTAGTGTTCCTGATGAGCGGACTGATAATCCTGGGTTATGCCTCGTCCGTCAGCAGACAGAACACCTATCAGGACGTTGTGCGGGAAGTGTGCGGCGGGGCCATTGGCAAGCTGTGTGAGGTCTGCTTCTGCTTCAACCTCTTCATGATCTCTGTGGCCTTCCTAGTAGTGGTGCAGGACCAGCTGGACAAAC tgtgtgtgtctctgtatgagGCGGTGACTGGCTCCATTGAGGGTGAGATGCCGTACAATTGGTACACAGACAAACGCTTCCACCTCTTCATCATGTGCCTCATcttcatcctccctctctccattcctaAAGAGATTGGAATCCAGAAATACACCAG TGTGATTGGCACTCTGGCCGCTACATATCTGTGTGTGGCTGTCATTATCAAATACTACATGATGGATGAACATTTGGCTGTCATCACCCCAGTGCACAGTGatgg AATAGATTCACTGGCATCAATGTTCAGTGTGGTTCCCACCATCTGTTTTGGCTTCCAG TGCCATGAGGCATGTATAGCCATCTACAGCAGCATggagaacaagaagctctcccACTGGGTCATGATCTCTGTGATCTCCATGCTCTTCTGCCTGCTCATTTACACCCTCACAG GCATCTTTGGCTTCCTGACGTTTGGGCACACAGTGGCGGCTGATATTCTGATGTCATATCCTGGGACTGATGTCGTCATGATCATTTCCAGGCTTCTGTTTGGGATCTCAATCATCACCATCTATCCTATTATTCTTCTACTGGGAAG GTCTGTCATATTGGACCTGATATTGCGCTTTCGTCGTCGCCGGCGGGGTGGGGTCACAAACGCGTTTGAGAATCGATGCCGTGTGATTTTGACTGTCATGTGGATCACAGTGACCCTACTCATCGCCATGTTCGTCCCTGACATGAGTGAGGTCATCAGCGTTATCGGAGGAATCAGTGCCTTCTTCATCTTTATCTTCCCTG GACTTTGCCTTGTATTCATAATGCAATCAGAGCCTTTGTCCCATAAAGTCAG GGTTGTATGCTCTGTGTGGGGAGTGATTACTGTAATCGTTGGAGCCTTCATCTTTGGACAGAGCACTACCATTGCTGTAATGGAGCTTTTCCACAAATTCTGA